The DNA region AGGACAAGGCGATGAAGGAGCCGCTGGCCCCGTTTGGCGGCACTTCGGCGGAAATGGGCCAACTGGCCGCGCACCTGCGGAGCAAGCACGTCTATGCTTACAGCCGCTTCAATTTCCTTTGGGTCTGCCCGCCGCTGGTGGTCACGAAAGAAGAGCTGGACGCCGGACTGGACGTGTATGAGGAGGCGCTGGCGTTGGTGGATGCGACGTTGGCTGGGGCTGTGGCGGCGGATTAAATAAGTTCGCTCCGCTCACCACCCCCCAGCCGCTATACGGCGGCCCCCCATAAAGAGGGGCTAGAAAAGAAAAAAGCTCCCGATCTTCTTGCTCCCTCCCTCTTTATGGGGGACTGGCACAGCTACGAAGTAGAGGGTTGGGGAGGGGGTCAATCGCAGACGCCCGCTCAGCGTTGCCTGAATGACACGGAGGTACATCCATGACCGCTACAACTGAAAAAACCACCACCCTCACTCACTGGATCAACAACGCGCCCGCTGAAGGCAAATCGGGCCGCACTTCCCCCGTTTACAACCCGGCCACCGGACAGATTCAGGCGCAGCTTCCCCTCGCCAGCGCCGCCGAGATTGACGCCGTGGTGCAGATCGCCACCGCCGCCGCCCTGAAGTGGCGGACCAGTTCCCTCAGCGTGCGCTCCAGCGTGATGTTCAAGTTCCGCGAGCTGCTCTCGGCGCGGCGGGATGACCTCGCCCGCATCATCACCCGCGAACACGGCAAGGTGCATTCCGACGCGCTGGGCGAGATCGCGCGTGGGCTGGAGAACGTGGAATACGCCTGTGGCATTCCCACCCTGCTGCGCGGCGGCTATTCCGAACAGGTCAGCACGGGTGTGGACGTGTACAGCATCCAGCAACCGCTGGGCGTGGTGGCGGGCATCACGCCGTTTAACTTTCCGGCAATGGTGCCGCTGTGGATGCTGGGAAACGCGCTGGCCTGCGGCAATGCCTTTATCCTCAAACCCAGCGAGAAAGACCCCTCCAGCGCCAACTTCATGGCCGAACTGCTGAAGGAGGCCGGATTGCCCGACGGCGTGCTGAGCGTCGTCCACGGCGACAAGGAGGCGGTGGACGCTATTCTGGAACACCCCGGAATTGCCGCCGTGAGCTTCGTGGGCAGCACGCCGATTGCCAAATACATTTACGAGAAGGGAACCGCCGCTGGCAAACGCGTGCAGGCGCTGGGCGGCGCGAAAAACCACATGCTGGTGCTGCCCGATGCCGATATCGGTATGGCCGCCGACGCCGCCGTATCTGCCGCTTATGGCTCGGCGGGCGAGCGCTGCATGGCGATCAGCGTGGTGGTGGCAGTAGGCGACTCGGGCGACAAACTGATCAGCGCCATTCAGGAGCGCCTCCCCGCCCTCAAGATCGGCCCCGGCGACGTGGAAGGCAACGAGATGGGGCCGCTGATTACCCGCGAACACCGGGACCGGGTGGCCGGATACATCGGCTCTGCACAGGAACAGGGCGCGAAAGTCGTGGTAGATGGGCGCGAGATGGAGTTCGATGGGGATGGCTTCTTCCTGGGTGTTTCCCTGCTGGACGACGTAAAACCCGGCATGGACGCCTACGACGATGAAATCTTCGGCCCGGTGCTGTGCGTGGTGCGGGCAGACAGTTACGCGGAAGGCTTGAAGCTGATCAATGACAACGAGTACGGCAACGGCACCGCCATTTTCACCCGCGACGGTGGCGCGGCCCGTCAATTCCAGTTTGATGTCGAAGTGGGGATGGTGGGCGTGAATGTACCGGTGCCTGTTCCCGTCGCGTATTACAGCTTCGGCGGCTGGAAGGCCAGCCTGTTCGGCGACACGCACATGTATGGCCCCGAAGGCATCAAATTCTTCACCCGGAGCAAGGTGATCACCTCGCGCTGGCCCGATCCGGCGGGAAGCAAGGTGGATCTGGGGTTCCCTCAAACCCGCTAGGAGACGGTATTTTTCGCCAGCAGCCGCGCCTCCACTAGTGCCGACAGCGCCCGCACTGGGGCCTGTGGATCGGTGGCGAAGTAGCGGGGGCTGGGGTGGGGGCAATTTACGGTGGGCAGGGGACGGCTCAGTTTGGACGACACGAACTGCCAGCCGCCCTGCGCCTTGCCGCCCACCAAGACCACCACCCGAAGCGCGGGCAGCAGCGTCAGCAATTCCAGCGTGGCGGGCGTCGCGGCTTTGACCTGCGCCGCTGTCGGCGTCACCACCCCTCCCGCGCTGAGTTGCCACGGCAGGATATTCCACAGCAGACAGCGTCCACGGCCAATTCCGGCCAGCTTCAGCAGGCAGCTCAGGTTCTCGGCAGTGCGGTCCGGGTTGTCGGGGGAGGCGAAACCGGTCTGGGCGACTTTCGGCCCCGGCGATTCCAGCAACAACAGGATGTCGGTGTGGATGCCGCCGCTCTCGGGGTCAAAATCGGGCAGGTCCAGCCGCCCACCCAACGCCTTGCTTTCCCTGAGCCGTGCCGCAAAGGCCGTCAGGGGCGCAATGTGAGGCTCTTGCAGCCGGGCGCGGCGAGCGGCGAGAACGCTCGGATCGGCCAGGGATTGCGTATGCACCGGCCAAGTTTAGCTTTGGCGCGGTGCATCGGCACTCCAAATCCCTTCAGCCTGAGCAGAGAGATGTGGAGGGGCAGTTTATTCAGTCTGCCGCGCTGGCCTCACTTGCCCCCGCCGCGTGCAGTGTGATCGGCGTCCCGTTGACCGCTGCATTCCCGGTCAATGCGTCTACCCGGCGGGAGTCGGTCAGGTCATTCAGGCTGACGCCTGCGTGTTCGGTGGCCACGCCCAGGCGCACCCCCGCCCGCGAGTGGCCGAAGCCGTGTGGCAGGGAGGCCACGCCGGGCATCAGCGTATCGGTTAGTTCCAGCGGGACCGTGACCGCACCCACGCGGGAGCGAACCTCCACGTCCTGCCCGTCCACGAATCCGGCGGCATCTAAGGGGTTGAGTTGCAGGGTGCAGCGCCCCGGCCCGCGCATCAGGCGCGGCGTGTTGTGCATCCACGAATTGTTGCTGCGAAGCTGCCGCCGCCCAATCAGCACCAGCGGGGGAGGCGTGATTTCCAGCGCCGCTTCCAGCCGGGGCAAATCCGCCAGCATTGGCGCAGGGGCGAGGTTGACGCGGCCAGAGGCGGTCAGCAGCCGTTCGGGGAAGCAGGGTTGCAGTGGGCCGTAATCCACGCCATGTGGGTTGGCCTTCAGCTCCTCCAGACTGGTGTTGTAAGGGCCATGACGCAGGCCCAGATTCAACTTCTCTTCCGGCGTGCTGCCTGCCTTGCCGGTCAAACGCTCTGTCAGGCCCATGAAGATCTGGTAGTCGAAACGCTGGTCCCCCGCAATCGGGAAGACGGGCAGCGAGTACCGCGCCGTGTTCTGCACCGCCAGCAGGTGAAAGGTGATGTCGTAATGGGCCACTTCAAGACCGAAGGCGGGCGGCAGGATGATGTGGGCGTGCCGGGTGGTTTCATTCAAATAGGGGTCAATGCTGACCATGAACTCCAGCCCCGAGAGTGCTTTGTCCAGCGCCGCGCCGTCTGCGGTGGACAGCACCGGATTGCCCGCCACCGTCACCAGCGCACGAATCTGGCCATCGCCAGGGGTGGTCATTTCTTCGGCCATCGTCACGTTGGGCAGTTCACCATCGAATTCGGGCAGACCCCGCACGCGCGACGTGAAGCGCCCATGGTAGACCGCACCCTTCTTCGCCCGCTGAAGCAGATCGTAGGCGGGTTTGGTGAACATCGCGCCGCCCTCCGAATCCAGATGCCCGGTCACGGCGTTCAGGACGTTGACCAGCCACTGAGACAGCCCGCCGAATTCCTGAATGCTCAGGCCGATGCGTCCGTAGGCCACGGCGCGCTCGGCGCTGGCAAAATCGCGGGCCAGCGTGCGGATGGTGTCGGCGGAAACGCCAGTCAGCCCTTCCACACGTTCGGGCGTGAAGGACTGGGCCGCGTCCCGCACATCGTTCAACCCGTCGGAGAAATCGGCCAGATGTCCCAATTTCTTTAAGCCTTCAGCAAAAATCACGTTTAGCAGCGCCAGCAGCAGATAGGCGTCGGTGCCGGGGCGGATGAAATGGAATTCGGTGGCGTGGTCCGCGCTCTCGGTGCGGCGGGGGTCCAGCAGCACCACGCGCCCGCCACGCTCGCGGATGGCCTTCAACCGTCCGCGCACGTCCGGCGCGGTCATGATGCTGCCGTTGCTGGCCAGGGGATTTGCGCCCATCATCAGCATGAAATCGGTGCGGTCGATGTCGGGAATGGGCATTAAAAAGGGGTGGCCGAACATCTCCGCGCCCGCGAAATGGTGGGGCAATTGATCGATGCTGGTGGCCGTGAAGCGGTTGCGGCTGCCGATGGCCCGCACCAGCCCACCCGCCGAGAGCAGGGTGCCGCTATTGTGGACGCTGGGATTGCCCTGAAAGGTGGCCACCGCGTCCGCGCCGTGCTTCTCGCGCACCGCTTGAAGCTGGGCCGCCACGTAATCCAGCGCCTCCTCCCAACCCATCTCGTGCCAGGTGTCGCCGTCGCGCCGCATGGGGCGCTTGAGGCGGTCCGGGTCCGCGTGCAAATCGGGCAACGCTGTTCCCTTGGGGCAGATGTGGCCCTTGCTCAGCGGATCGTTGACGTCACCGCGCAGATCGGTCACTTTGCCGCCCTGTACGGTGATTTGCAGGCCGCAGATGGCCTCGCACAGGTTGCAGGCGCGGAAATAGACGCCGTCGGCGGGCAGGGGAGCAACGGCAGGAGCGGTGTGCTGAGTCATGGGACGAACCTCCAGAAAGGGTTTTGAGTTGGGGCAGTCTGGCACATGGGCCGCGTCTGGACGGTGGATTGCCCTGCCTCTCCGACGGTTTTTGCAACCAAAAGGAAGCGGTGGGCCAGACATTCAGCTCCGGTCCCACCGCCCTGCCTGCCTTTACGTTCAGCCCTCGGTCAGCCAGATGTAGCGCGCCAGCAGCGCCGCCGCGACTGCGTACAGAATTGGGCTGACTTCCCTGGCCTTGCCGCTCAGCAGCTTGATGGCGCAGTAGCTGATGACGCCCAGGCTGACGCCGTTGGCGATGGAAAAGGTCAGCGGCATGACGATGATGGTCAGGAAGGCCGGCAGGCTGTCGGCGATGTCGTCCCAGTCGATGTGCCTCACGCCGTCCATCATCAGTGCGCCCACCAGGATCAGTGCAGGGGCGGTGGCTGCGCCAGGAATGGCGGAGGCCAGTGGCCACAGAAACATGCTCAGCAGGAACAGCACGGCCACCGTGACGGCGGTCAGGCCAGTGCGTCCGCCTTCACCGATCCCGGCGGCGGATTCCACATAGGCGGTGGTGGTGGAGGTGCCCATGAACGCGCCGAACATGGCGGCGATGCCGTCCATCGAGAACAGGCGGCGGGCGCGCGGCATGTTGCCCTGGGCGTCAATGTACCCGGCGCGTTGCGACAGTCCGGTCAGCGTGCCGGTGGCGTCAAAGAAATCCACGAAGAAGAAAGTGAAGACCACGCTCAGCAGGCCCAGGCCCAGCGCCCCCGCGATGTCCATCTGGCCCACCAGTCCGCTGGGCCAGATCGGCGTGCCGAAAATGCCCAGGAAGCTGCCGTCAAAGCCGGGAAAGGAACGCAACGCGCCTTCCGGTCCACCCGCGTACACGGCGGCCCCGGTCACGATTCCCAGCACAGTGGTGGCCAGGATGCCGTACAGAATCGCGCCTGTGATCTTGCGGGCCATCAGTGCGGCGGTCAGGATCACGCCGATGGAGGCCAGCCAGACCGTGGGCGAGGCCAGCGAACCCATGCCCACCAGCGTGGCCGGGTTGGCGATCACGATGCCTGCGTTCTTGAGACCCAGGAAGGCCAGAAATGCCCCGATGCCCCCGGTAATGGCGTATTTCAGCGAGTTGGGAATGGCCTGTACGATGGCCTGCCGCGCCCCCAGCACGCTGAGCAGTACGAACAGCACCCCGCTGATGAACACCGCGCCCAGTGCCGTCTGCCACGCCACGCCCATGCCCTGCACCACCGTGAATGCGAAGAATGCGTTCAGGCCCATCCCTGGTGCCTGCGCGAAGGGGTACTTGGCGATCAGGCCCATGACCGCCGAGCCGAAAGCCGCCGCAATCGCCGTGGTCATCAGCAGTTGCACGAAGGCGTTGGGAATGTTGATGGCCGTGGACAGCACCTGCG from Deinococcus sp. AJ005 includes:
- a CDS encoding NCS2 family permease, with the translated sequence MSDPAASRPAPLVPLSGLDRYFGITAQNSSVTQEMRAGLTTFLTMSYILFVNPQVLSTAINIPNAFVQLLMTTAIAAAFGSAVMGLIAKYPFAQAPGMGLNAFFAFTVVQGMGVAWQTALGAVFISGVLFVLLSVLGARQAIVQAIPNSLKYAITGGIGAFLAFLGLKNAGIVIANPATLVGMGSLASPTVWLASIGVILTAALMARKITGAILYGILATTVLGIVTGAAVYAGGPEGALRSFPGFDGSFLGIFGTPIWPSGLVGQMDIAGALGLGLLSVVFTFFFVDFFDATGTLTGLSQRAGYIDAQGNMPRARRLFSMDGIAAMFGAFMGTSTTTAYVESAAGIGEGGRTGLTAVTVAVLFLLSMFLWPLASAIPGAATAPALILVGALMMDGVRHIDWDDIADSLPAFLTIIVMPLTFSIANGVSLGVISYCAIKLLSGKAREVSPILYAVAAALLARYIWLTEG
- a CDS encoding CoA-acylating methylmalonate-semialdehyde dehydrogenase: MTATTEKTTTLTHWINNAPAEGKSGRTSPVYNPATGQIQAQLPLASAAEIDAVVQIATAAALKWRTSSLSVRSSVMFKFRELLSARRDDLARIITREHGKVHSDALGEIARGLENVEYACGIPTLLRGGYSEQVSTGVDVYSIQQPLGVVAGITPFNFPAMVPLWMLGNALACGNAFILKPSEKDPSSANFMAELLKEAGLPDGVLSVVHGDKEAVDAILEHPGIAAVSFVGSTPIAKYIYEKGTAAGKRVQALGGAKNHMLVLPDADIGMAADAAVSAAYGSAGERCMAISVVVAVGDSGDKLISAIQERLPALKIGPGDVEGNEMGPLITREHRDRVAGYIGSAQEQGAKVVVDGREMEFDGDGFFLGVSLLDDVKPGMDAYDDEIFGPVLCVVRADSYAEGLKLINDNEYGNGTAIFTRDGGAARQFQFDVEVGMVGVNVPVPVPVAYYSFGGWKASLFGDTHMYGPEGIKFFTRSKVITSRWPDPAGSKVDLGFPQTR
- a CDS encoding molybdopterin-dependent oxidoreductase; this translates as MTQHTAPAVAPLPADGVYFRACNLCEAICGLQITVQGGKVTDLRGDVNDPLSKGHICPKGTALPDLHADPDRLKRPMRRDGDTWHEMGWEEALDYVAAQLQAVREKHGADAVATFQGNPSVHNSGTLLSAGGLVRAIGSRNRFTATSIDQLPHHFAGAEMFGHPFLMPIPDIDRTDFMLMMGANPLASNGSIMTAPDVRGRLKAIRERGGRVVLLDPRRTESADHATEFHFIRPGTDAYLLLALLNVIFAEGLKKLGHLADFSDGLNDVRDAAQSFTPERVEGLTGVSADTIRTLARDFASAERAVAYGRIGLSIQEFGGLSQWLVNVLNAVTGHLDSEGGAMFTKPAYDLLQRAKKGAVYHGRFTSRVRGLPEFDGELPNVTMAEEMTTPGDGQIRALVTVAGNPVLSTADGAALDKALSGLEFMVSIDPYLNETTRHAHIILPPAFGLEVAHYDITFHLLAVQNTARYSLPVFPIAGDQRFDYQIFMGLTERLTGKAGSTPEEKLNLGLRHGPYNTSLEELKANPHGVDYGPLQPCFPERLLTASGRVNLAPAPMLADLPRLEAALEITPPPLVLIGRRQLRSNNSWMHNTPRLMRGPGRCTLQLNPLDAAGFVDGQDVEVRSRVGAVTVPLELTDTLMPGVASLPHGFGHSRAGVRLGVATEHAGVSLNDLTDSRRVDALTGNAAVNGTPITLHAAGASEASAAD
- a CDS encoding uracil-DNA glycosylase, with amino-acid sequence MHTQSLADPSVLAARRARLQEPHIAPLTAFAARLRESKALGGRLDLPDFDPESGGIHTDILLLLESPGPKVAQTGFASPDNPDRTAENLSCLLKLAGIGRGRCLLWNILPWQLSAGGVVTPTAAQVKAATPATLELLTLLPALRVVVLVGGKAQGGWQFVSSKLSRPLPTVNCPHPSPRYFATDPQAPVRALSALVEARLLAKNTVS